In Streptomyces violaceusniger Tu 4113, one DNA window encodes the following:
- a CDS encoding SRPBCC family protein: protein MSTVRESVEVGVPLHTAYNQWTQFTEFPRFMEGVDQVTQVDERHNHWATSIAGVHREFDTEIVDQLPDERIAWRTTSGEVQQQGLVTFEPLDERHTRVNLALVFQPSGMAEKAADLTGTLDRRVKGDLRRFKDFIERRGEAEGAWRGRISPG from the coding sequence ATGAGCACCGTGCGGGAGTCCGTCGAGGTTGGGGTTCCGCTCCACACCGCCTACAACCAGTGGACGCAGTTCACCGAGTTCCCGAGGTTCATGGAAGGTGTGGATCAGGTCACCCAGGTGGACGAACGCCACAACCACTGGGCGACCTCCATCGCCGGTGTGCACCGGGAGTTCGACACCGAGATCGTGGATCAGCTTCCCGATGAGCGCATCGCATGGCGCACCACCTCCGGTGAGGTGCAGCAGCAGGGCCTGGTGACCTTCGAGCCCTTGGACGAGCGCCACACCCGGGTCAATCTGGCCCTGGTCTTCCAGCCGAGCGGGATGGCGGAGAAGGCCGCGGACCTGACCGGGACGCTCGACCGGCGGGTGAAGGGGGACCTGCGGAGGTTCAAGGACTTCATCGAGCGGCGCGGCGAGGCGGAAGGCGCCTGGCGCGGCCGGATCTCCCCCGGCTGA
- a CDS encoding FtsX-like permease family protein, translated as MKVAALLAARATRAHRKAWTAVFAALTLTSLLLGAFGLTLVSAWSAHPRVERYAGADLVVAGDQTTRFSAASLGDRETVSAGLTERVRIPRTALTAVRAVPGVRTAVADVEFPVGRAGRSAIGRPWEATQLAPYALRTGRAPQRAGEVVTGGGAGRVGARLTLRVGGRDTAYTVVGVAEGPGTAVWFTGAEARRLAGHPESLDAVGVVAEPGTDPGELAGRVRKALAAAGVTDVGHRAEGDPAAVRVLTGGERGEAEFLAAAPARGELLAALGSVAGAVVLVALLVVSSTIVQALRQRSHELGLLRAVGATPGQLRGAVGREVARVAAWAAPAGAVGAVPVYLGLRALLDARGALPTGLELTLPPLLWPVPLVTAAVTVLVAGIAALIGCSGTAKLRPAEALRERAPGSARRITGLVLLFVGASSAGTAALQQGATAAAAAGGAAVTMVIACAVLGPWIAEGAMRLLGAPLRLFGPGGRLAAANCAASAHRLGAAITPIVLVTAFAGVQLAGGATMTHAGDAQARRVLRADLAVRADGGLPAGAVERIREVPGVRAATEVVPGTVLLAQSRLGAPELERLPVFGVTPERLTHTLDPGVRDGDLARLRPGTVAVGTDRADSLGARPGSTVTLRFGDGQETRLRVVATYQRSLALGDFLLSREDLLRHTSLPATGRVLVATAPDADRKAVTKALARAVPGARVERDPAPVRGEAAEQALAEVVSVAVVGAVGGFTVIAVLSTLALIATGRRPELRLLRLAGAGRRQLRRMLRLEAAATVLTGLVVGAAVASVPLLAFSMAMAGTLPYLPPVQAAVIVAVVVVTAAAGSLPPVWTTLRGRYPRSSSPSGV; from the coding sequence ATGAAGGTCGCCGCCCTGCTGGCCGCTCGCGCCACCCGTGCCCACCGTAAGGCGTGGACCGCCGTCTTCGCCGCGCTCACCCTCACCTCCCTGCTGCTCGGCGCCTTCGGGCTGACCCTCGTCTCCGCCTGGAGCGCACATCCACGGGTGGAGCGGTACGCCGGGGCCGACCTCGTCGTGGCCGGCGACCAGACCACCCGCTTCAGCGCCGCGTCGCTGGGCGACCGCGAGACCGTGAGCGCCGGGCTCACCGAGCGGGTCCGGATCCCCCGTACGGCGCTGACCGCGGTGCGCGCGGTGCCCGGGGTGCGGACGGCCGTCGCCGACGTGGAATTCCCGGTGGGCCGCGCGGGCCGGTCCGCCATCGGACGGCCCTGGGAGGCCACTCAGTTGGCGCCCTACGCGCTACGGACGGGGCGCGCCCCGCAGCGCGCGGGCGAGGTCGTGACAGGCGGCGGCGCGGGCCGCGTCGGGGCGCGGCTGACGCTGCGCGTGGGCGGCCGCGACACGGCGTACACCGTCGTGGGCGTCGCCGAAGGGCCCGGCACCGCCGTCTGGTTCACCGGCGCCGAGGCCCGCCGCCTGGCCGGCCACCCGGAGTCGCTGGACGCCGTCGGGGTCGTCGCCGAACCCGGCACGGACCCGGGGGAGCTGGCCGGGCGGGTGCGGAAGGCCCTGGCGGCGGCCGGTGTCACCGACGTCGGGCACCGCGCCGAGGGCGACCCGGCCGCGGTCCGCGTCCTGACCGGGGGCGAGCGGGGCGAGGCCGAGTTCCTGGCCGCCGCGCCCGCCCGCGGCGAGCTGCTGGCGGCGCTCGGCTCCGTGGCCGGTGCCGTCGTCCTGGTGGCGCTGCTCGTGGTCTCGTCGACCATCGTCCAGGCGCTGCGGCAACGCTCCCATGAACTGGGCCTGTTGCGGGCGGTCGGCGCCACACCGGGACAGTTGCGCGGTGCCGTGGGCCGGGAGGTGGCGCGGGTCGCGGCCTGGGCGGCGCCGGCGGGCGCTGTCGGGGCGGTCCCCGTGTACCTGGGGCTGCGCGCACTGCTGGACGCCCGGGGCGCGCTGCCCACCGGACTCGAGCTGACGCTGCCCCCGCTGCTGTGGCCCGTGCCCCTGGTCACCGCCGCCGTCACCGTCCTGGTGGCCGGGATCGCGGCGCTCATCGGCTGCTCCGGGACCGCCAAGCTGCGCCCGGCGGAGGCGCTGCGCGAGCGGGCACCCGGCAGTGCGCGCCGCATCACGGGGCTGGTGCTGTTGTTCGTGGGCGCGAGTTCGGCCGGAACGGCCGCCCTCCAGCAGGGCGCGACCGCGGCGGCCGCGGCCGGCGGGGCGGCGGTGACGATGGTGATCGCCTGCGCCGTGCTCGGACCGTGGATCGCCGAGGGGGCGATGCGGCTGCTCGGCGCTCCGCTGCGGCTGTTCGGCCCCGGCGGCCGCCTCGCCGCCGCCAACTGCGCCGCGTCCGCCCACCGGCTGGGCGCGGCGATCACCCCGATCGTGCTGGTCACCGCGTTCGCCGGGGTCCAGCTCGCCGGGGGCGCGACCATGACCCACGCGGGGGACGCCCAGGCCCGCCGGGTGCTCCGCGCCGATCTCGCGGTGCGCGCGGACGGCGGGCTCCCGGCCGGGGCGGTGGAGCGGATCCGCGAGGTCCCGGGGGTACGGGCGGCGACGGAGGTCGTCCCCGGCACGGTGCTGCTCGCGCAGAGCCGGCTCGGTGCGCCCGAACTGGAGCGGCTGCCGGTCTTCGGCGTCACCCCGGAGCGGCTGACCCACACCCTCGACCCGGGGGTGCGGGACGGGGACCTCGCCCGGCTCCGGCCCGGCACGGTCGCCGTCGGCACCGACCGGGCGGACTCCCTGGGCGCACGGCCCGGCTCCACGGTGACCCTGCGGTTCGGCGACGGTCAGGAGACCCGGCTGCGCGTCGTGGCGACGTACCAACGCTCCCTCGCGCTCGGGGACTTCCTCCTCTCCCGCGAGGACCTGCTGCGCCACACGTCCCTGCCCGCCACGGGCCGGGTCCTGGTCGCGACCGCGCCCGATGCCGACCGTAAGGCGGTCACGAAGGCCCTGGCGCGTGCGGTGCCCGGGGCCCGCGTGGAGCGGGACCCGGCGCCGGTACGGGGTGAGGCGGCGGAGCAGGCGCTGGCCGAGGTGGTATCGGTGGCGGTCGTCGGGGCGGTCGGCGGCTTCACGGTGATCGCCGTCCTGAGCACCCTCGCCCTCATCGCCACCGGCCGCCGCCCCGAGCTGCGGCTGCTACGTCTGGCGGGCGCGGGCCGCCGCCAACTGCGCCGGATGCTGCGCCTGGAGGCCGCGGCCACGGTGCTGACCGGGCTGGTGGTGGGGGCGGCCGTGGCCTCCGTACCGCTGCTGGCCTTCAGCATGGCCATGGCGGGCACGCTGCCGTACCTGCCGCCGGTACAGGCCGCGGTGATCGTCGCGGTGGTCGTGGTGACGGCGGCGGCGGGGTCGCTGCCACCGGTGTGGACGACGCTGCGGGGGCGTTATCCGCGGTCTTCCAGCCCCTCCGGCGTTTGA
- a CDS encoding amidase has product MTTTDHDLCFRSALELSRLLRTRELSARELLEAHLARIERVNPDINAIVTLVADRAREAAEEADERIVAGAELGPLHGLPIAHKDTHNTAGIRTSHGSPLADGVPDRDDLIIERIRAAGAITIGKTNVPEFAAGSHTFNPIFGATHNPYDLGRSAGGSSGGAAAALASGMIPIADGSDTGGSLRNPASFCNVVGLRPSPGRVPVWPAATAWGTLGVKGPMARTVADTALLLSAVAGPDPRSPIALEEPGARFARPLDRDLTGLRVAWSPDLGGLVPVEPEVAAAVTSAVEVFTDLGCVVERACPDLTEAEEVFRTLRASMFEVAFGALMDRHPDGLKRAIRENAEAGRKLTGPDVARAEMLHTTLYHRVRDFFDRYDVLLLPVSQVVPFDVGIEYPTEIAGVAMDDYLDWMRSAYLISSTGSPALSVPAGFTPGGLPVGVQIVGPHRADFAVLQVGHAFERATGHWRRRPAGIG; this is encoded by the coding sequence GTGACGACGACGGATCACGACCTCTGCTTCAGGAGCGCGCTGGAGCTCAGCCGCCTGCTGCGCACTCGCGAGCTGTCCGCGCGCGAGCTGCTCGAGGCCCATCTGGCCCGTATCGAACGGGTCAACCCCGACATCAACGCGATCGTCACCCTCGTCGCGGACCGGGCCCGCGAGGCCGCCGAGGAGGCCGATGAGCGGATCGTCGCCGGTGCGGAGCTCGGGCCGCTGCACGGGCTGCCCATCGCCCACAAGGACACCCACAACACCGCGGGTATCCGCACCAGCCATGGCTCACCGCTCGCCGACGGCGTACCCGACCGGGACGATCTGATCATCGAACGGATCCGGGCCGCCGGGGCGATCACCATCGGCAAGACCAACGTGCCGGAGTTCGCGGCCGGTTCGCACACCTTCAACCCGATTTTCGGCGCCACCCACAACCCGTACGACCTGGGCCGCAGCGCGGGCGGCAGCAGCGGGGGCGCGGCGGCCGCGCTGGCCTCCGGCATGATCCCGATCGCGGACGGCAGCGACACCGGCGGTTCGCTGCGCAACCCCGCCTCGTTCTGCAATGTCGTGGGCCTGCGCCCGTCGCCCGGACGCGTCCCCGTCTGGCCCGCGGCGACCGCCTGGGGCACCCTCGGCGTCAAGGGGCCGATGGCCCGCACCGTGGCCGACACCGCCCTGCTGCTGTCCGCCGTGGCCGGGCCCGATCCGCGGTCGCCGATCGCCTTGGAGGAGCCCGGCGCCCGCTTCGCCCGCCCCCTCGACCGCGATCTGACGGGGCTGCGGGTGGCCTGGTCGCCGGATCTCGGGGGCCTGGTGCCGGTCGAGCCCGAGGTGGCCGCGGCGGTCACCTCGGCGGTGGAGGTCTTCACCGACCTTGGCTGCGTCGTGGAGCGGGCGTGCCCGGATCTGACCGAGGCCGAGGAGGTGTTCCGGACGCTGCGGGCCTCCATGTTCGAGGTCGCCTTCGGTGCGCTCATGGACCGCCACCCCGACGGGCTGAAGCGGGCCATCCGGGAAAACGCCGAGGCGGGGCGCAAGCTGACCGGGCCGGACGTCGCCCGCGCCGAGATGCTGCACACCACCCTCTACCACCGCGTCCGGGACTTCTTCGACCGCTATGACGTGCTGCTGCTCCCGGTCAGCCAGGTGGTGCCGTTCGATGTCGGCATCGAGTACCCGACCGAGATCGCCGGGGTGGCCATGGACGACTATCTGGACTGGATGCGCTCGGCGTATCTGATCAGCTCGACCGGCAGTCCGGCGCTGTCCGTACCGGCCGGGTTCACCCCCGGTGGGCTTCCGGTCGGGGTGCAGATCGTCGGGCCGCACCGGGCGGACTTCGCGGTGCTCCAGGTCGGCCATGCCTTCGAGCGGGCCACCGGGCACTGGCGGCGGCGCCCGGCCGGGATCGGGTGA
- the gdhA gene encoding NADP-specific glutamate dehydrogenase: protein MDVSARIEAVYAQIVHRNPGESEFHQAAREVLPTLAPVLGAHPEYLDARIVERLCEPERQLVFRVPWVDDDGEVQVNRGFRVEFNSALGPYKGGLRFHPSVNLGIVKFLGFEQIFKNALTGLAIGGGKGGADFDPKGRSDGEVMRFCQSFMTELYRHLGEHTDVPAGDIGVGAREIGYLFGQYKRVTNRFEAGVLTGKPVGWGGSPARTEATGYGTVHFAQEMLRTREKDLDGLTVVISGSGNVALYAIEKVHALGGRVVACSDSSGHVVDPDGIDLALLKEIKEVRRERIAAYTAAKPGAVFSGRGSVFEVPCEVALPCATQNELTEQSAIALVKNGVLAVAEGANMPCTPAAIEIFREADVLFGPGKAANAGGVATSALEMQQNASRERWTFAQTEARLAAVMTEVHTLCRTTADRYDCSPDDYALGANAAGFVRVAEAMAAQGVV, encoded by the coding sequence ATGGATGTCAGCGCCCGCATCGAGGCCGTCTACGCGCAGATCGTGCACCGCAACCCCGGGGAGTCCGAGTTCCACCAGGCGGCACGCGAGGTGCTGCCGACCCTCGCCCCCGTGCTCGGCGCGCATCCGGAGTATCTGGACGCCCGGATCGTGGAGCGGCTGTGCGAACCGGAGCGGCAGCTCGTCTTCCGGGTGCCCTGGGTGGACGACGACGGCGAGGTGCAGGTCAACCGGGGCTTCCGGGTGGAGTTCAACAGCGCGCTGGGCCCCTACAAGGGCGGCCTGCGCTTCCACCCCAGCGTCAATCTGGGCATCGTGAAGTTCCTCGGCTTCGAGCAGATCTTCAAGAACGCGCTGACCGGCCTGGCCATCGGCGGCGGCAAGGGCGGTGCGGACTTCGACCCCAAGGGGCGCTCGGACGGCGAGGTGATGCGGTTCTGTCAGTCCTTCATGACCGAGCTGTACCGCCACCTCGGCGAGCACACGGACGTGCCCGCCGGGGACATCGGGGTGGGCGCCCGGGAGATCGGCTATCTCTTCGGCCAGTACAAGCGGGTGACCAACCGCTTCGAGGCCGGTGTGCTGACCGGTAAGCCGGTCGGCTGGGGCGGTTCACCCGCGCGTACCGAGGCCACGGGGTACGGCACCGTCCACTTCGCCCAGGAGATGCTGCGCACCCGTGAGAAGGATCTCGACGGCCTTACGGTCGTCATCTCCGGGTCCGGCAATGTGGCCCTCTACGCCATCGAGAAGGTCCACGCCCTCGGCGGGCGGGTGGTGGCCTGCTCCGACTCCTCCGGCCATGTGGTCGACCCGGACGGGATCGACCTCGCCCTGCTCAAGGAGATCAAGGAGGTCCGCCGGGAGCGGATCGCCGCCTATACCGCCGCCAAGCCGGGCGCCGTCTTCTCCGGCCGGGGTTCGGTCTTCGAGGTGCCCTGCGAGGTCGCCCTGCCCTGCGCGACCCAGAACGAGCTGACCGAGCAGAGCGCGATCGCCCTGGTCAAGAACGGCGTACTGGCCGTGGCCGAGGGCGCCAACATGCCCTGCACCCCGGCGGCGATCGAGATCTTCCGGGAGGCCGATGTGCTCTTCGGCCCCGGTAAGGCCGCCAACGCGGGCGGGGTGGCCACCTCCGCCCTGGAAATGCAGCAGAACGCCTCCCGCGAGCGCTGGACCTTCGCCCAGACCGAGGCCCGCCTCGCGGCCGTCATGACCGAGGTCCACACCCTGTGCCGCACCACCGCCGACCGCTACGACTGCTCTCCCGACGACTACGCCCTGGGCGCGAACGCCGCCGGTTTCGTGCGGGTGGCGGAGGCGATGGCCGCCCAGGGCGTCGTCTGA
- a CDS encoding NAD(P)/FAD-dependent oxidoreductase, whose product MPAATGPSRATGPSRPPRSAIVIGAGMVGLATAWSLRNHGVEVTVVERRHPAAGASWGNAGWLSPALTLPLPEPAALRYGLRSLVSPESPVYIPPRPDPRLARFLLSFTRNCTPRRWRVLAATFATLNRHALDAYDALAADGVAEPTRPAEPCLLAFRTAAERTAMVEELERARAAGFSIAYEQIDGDRARELEPALGDGIGAAVELHGQRYLNPGNFVRALADAVRERGGEILERTEVSGIRDLGRGVAVTTSQGQLRADVAVVATGAWLDGLVRPFGVRVPVQAGRGYSFSVPAEGAPTRPTYLAAQKVVCTPLGEGRVRVAGMMELAPVERPVDPRRIQAIIAAARPLLRGIDWDARTDTWVGARPCTPDGLPLIGPTASPRVYVNGGHGMWGVALGPLSGRLLADAIATGTSPAELAPLHPLR is encoded by the coding sequence GTGCCCGCTGCCACCGGTCCGTCCCGTGCCACCGGCCCGTCCCGCCCACCCCGCAGCGCCATCGTCATCGGCGCGGGCATGGTCGGCCTCGCCACCGCCTGGTCGCTGCGGAACCACGGTGTCGAGGTCACCGTCGTGGAGCGGCGTCACCCCGCGGCCGGGGCGTCCTGGGGTAACGCCGGCTGGCTCTCCCCGGCCCTGACGCTGCCGCTGCCCGAACCGGCCGCCCTCCGCTACGGGCTGCGCAGCCTGGTCTCCCCCGAGTCGCCCGTCTACATACCACCCCGGCCCGATCCCCGGCTCGCCCGCTTCCTGCTCTCCTTCACCCGGAACTGCACCCCGCGCCGCTGGCGCGTGCTGGCCGCCACCTTCGCCACGCTGAACCGCCATGCGCTGGACGCGTACGACGCCCTCGCGGCGGACGGCGTCGCCGAGCCGACCCGGCCCGCCGAACCCTGTCTGCTCGCCTTCCGCACCGCGGCCGAGCGCACCGCGATGGTCGAAGAGCTGGAGCGGGCCCGCGCGGCCGGTTTCTCGATCGCCTACGAGCAGATCGACGGGGACCGGGCCCGCGAGCTGGAGCCGGCGCTCGGCGACGGCATCGGCGCGGCCGTCGAACTCCACGGCCAGCGCTATCTGAACCCGGGGAACTTCGTCCGCGCGCTGGCCGACGCGGTGCGGGAGCGCGGCGGCGAGATCCTGGAGCGGACGGAGGTGTCCGGAATCCGGGACCTCGGGCGGGGCGTGGCCGTCACCACCTCCCAGGGGCAACTCCGCGCGGACGTCGCCGTCGTGGCCACCGGCGCCTGGCTGGACGGGCTGGTCCGCCCGTTCGGGGTCCGGGTGCCGGTCCAGGCCGGACGCGGCTACAGCTTCAGCGTGCCGGCCGAGGGCGCCCCCACTCGTCCCACGTACCTGGCCGCCCAGAAGGTTGTCTGCACCCCGCTGGGCGAGGGCCGGGTGCGGGTCGCCGGGATGATGGAACTGGCGCCCGTGGAACGGCCGGTGGACCCGCGCCGGATCCAGGCGATCATCGCGGCGGCCCGTCCGCTGCTGCGCGGCATCGACTGGGACGCCCGTACGGACACCTGGGTCGGCGCCCGCCCCTGCACCCCCGACGGCCTGCCGCTGATCGGCCCGACCGCCTCCCCGCGCGTCTACGTCAACGGCGGCCACGGCATGTGGGGCGTGGCCCTCGGCCCGCTCAGCGGACGGCTGCTGGCCGACGCCATCGCGACCGGCACCTCCCCGGCCGAACTGGCCCCGCTGCATCCGCTGCGCTGA
- a CDS encoding PP2C family protein-serine/threonine phosphatase, translating into MFPARLRPSDPDQLVGRRQFAPAVPVLIICGVALLALVTSEGLAWLPLLAVGPALAAAQCGPYGVIRIGLLAVAVGAFLGIQGAEPVRTQAILLATPAAVSLASCGASALRIRRERVLAAVRSVAEAAQNALLQPVPARVGQFQVAVRYSAAAAEARVGGDLYALLPTPYGVRLIVGDVRGKGLPAVSTAALVLGVFREAAYDEPDLLDVVARIERSLSRNLAPDDFVTAVVAGYPNDGRMELVNCGHAPPLLVGESGIIAIEPTRPAPPLGLASLGGDLPSLQVVPFAGGDQLLLYTDGVIEARDRGREYFPLLERVPRHVCDEPSRTLASLHDELLTHVGGRLHDDAALLLLRKPVLGAVHAAADMPSVSSA; encoded by the coding sequence ATGTTCCCGGCCCGACTCCGCCCGTCCGACCCTGACCAGCTGGTCGGCCGTCGGCAATTCGCCCCCGCGGTCCCCGTCCTCATCATTTGTGGGGTGGCCCTGCTGGCCCTCGTCACCTCGGAGGGGCTTGCCTGGCTGCCGCTGCTCGCCGTCGGCCCGGCGCTCGCCGCCGCCCAATGCGGACCGTACGGGGTGATACGCATCGGGCTGCTCGCCGTGGCGGTGGGCGCGTTCCTGGGCATCCAGGGCGCGGAGCCGGTGCGCACCCAGGCGATCCTGCTGGCCACACCCGCCGCCGTGTCCCTGGCGAGCTGCGGGGCCAGTGCCCTGCGCATACGCCGGGAGCGGGTTCTCGCCGCCGTCCGATCGGTCGCCGAGGCCGCCCAGAACGCCCTGCTCCAACCGGTGCCCGCCCGGGTCGGCCAGTTCCAGGTGGCCGTCCGCTACAGCGCCGCTGCCGCGGAGGCGAGGGTGGGCGGCGACCTCTATGCCCTGCTGCCCACCCCGTACGGGGTCCGGCTGATCGTCGGCGATGTGCGCGGTAAGGGGCTGCCCGCGGTGAGCACCGCCGCGCTGGTGCTCGGCGTGTTCCGCGAGGCCGCCTACGACGAACCCGACCTGCTCGACGTCGTCGCCAGGATCGAGCGCAGCCTGTCCCGCAACCTGGCGCCCGACGACTTCGTCACCGCCGTGGTCGCCGGATACCCCAACGACGGCCGGATGGAGCTCGTCAACTGCGGACACGCCCCGCCGCTGCTGGTCGGCGAGTCCGGCATCATCGCCATCGAGCCCACCCGCCCAGCCCCGCCGCTCGGTCTGGCCTCCCTGGGCGGCGATCTGCCGAGCCTCCAGGTGGTGCCGTTCGCCGGCGGGGACCAACTGCTGCTCTACACCGACGGGGTCATCGAGGCGCGGGACCGCGGCCGGGAGTACTTCCCGCTGCTGGAGCGGGTGCCGCGGCACGTCTGCGACGAGCCGTCCCGCACGCTCGCCTCGCTCCACGACGAACTGCTGACTCATGTGGGCGGGCGGCTCCACGACGATGCGGCGCTGCTGCTGCTGCGTAAGCCGGTGCTGGGCGCGGTGCACGCGGCGGCCGACATGCCGTCGGTGTCGTCGGCGTGA
- a CDS encoding response regulator transcription factor — MRVVIAEDNALLREGMVLLLNSAGHEVVAVASSGPEVLPALLEHRPDAAVLDVRMPPGFRDEGLRAALAARREIPGLPVLVLSQYVEETYATELLADGAGGLGYLLKDRVGRVEEFLDALERVVAGGTALDPEVVKELMTRRRDDPVDALTPREREVLHLMAEGRDNTTIARTLVVSERAVSKHIGNVFAKLGLPPSDSGHRRVLAVLAYLNKGAGMGESADKR, encoded by the coding sequence GTGCGTGTGGTGATCGCCGAGGACAACGCTCTGCTGCGGGAGGGCATGGTCCTGCTGCTGAACTCCGCCGGGCATGAGGTGGTGGCGGTCGCCTCCAGCGGCCCCGAGGTGCTGCCCGCCCTCCTCGAACACCGTCCGGACGCGGCCGTACTCGACGTCCGCATGCCGCCGGGCTTCCGCGACGAGGGGCTGCGCGCGGCGCTCGCGGCGCGGCGGGAGATTCCCGGCCTGCCGGTGCTGGTGCTCTCGCAGTACGTCGAGGAGACCTACGCGACCGAGTTGCTGGCCGATGGCGCGGGCGGGCTCGGCTATCTGCTCAAGGACCGGGTGGGGCGGGTCGAGGAGTTCCTGGACGCGCTGGAGCGGGTGGTCGCGGGCGGTACGGCGCTGGATCCCGAGGTGGTCAAGGAGCTGATGACCCGCCGCCGTGACGATCCGGTGGACGCCTTGACGCCGCGCGAGCGCGAGGTGCTGCATCTGATGGCGGAGGGGCGGGACAACACCACGATCGCGCGGACGCTGGTGGTCTCGGAGCGCGCGGTCAGCAAGCACATCGGCAATGTCTTCGCGAAGCTGGGGCTGCCGCCTAGCGACAGTGGGCATCGGCGGGTGCTGGCGGTGCTGGCGTATCTCAACAAGGGGGCGGGCATGGGGGAGTCGGCGGACAAGCGGTAG
- a CDS encoding ABC transporter ATP-binding protein has product MKRQWRGRTTATAEQTGTRHHALTLDGVTREYRSGVVALHPIHLTVPRGRFLAVMGPSGCGKSTLLQCAAGLDRPTAGTVRIGGTQLSSLNEAALTRLRRERIGFVFQAHHLVPSLSVAENVALPLMLGGESPGDRHLRALAAVGLGDRGGAVPSELSGGQCQRVAIARALVTTPDIVFADEPTGALDPAAAEEVLTLLRQAVDRDGHTVVMVTHDPFAAAWADEALYLMRGKLVWRQERPEAADIRRVLKELGGRTA; this is encoded by the coding sequence ATGAAGAGGCAGTGGCGCGGCCGTACGACGGCCACCGCGGAGCAGACGGGGACCCGGCACCACGCGCTGACCCTGGACGGGGTCACCCGGGAGTACCGGTCGGGGGTTGTGGCGCTGCACCCCATCCATCTGACGGTGCCGCGCGGACGGTTCCTCGCGGTGATGGGCCCCTCGGGGTGCGGGAAGTCGACCTTGCTGCAGTGCGCCGCAGGGCTCGACCGGCCGACGGCGGGCACGGTGCGCATCGGCGGCACCCAACTGTCCTCGCTGAACGAGGCGGCGCTGACCCGGCTGCGGCGGGAGCGGATCGGCTTCGTCTTCCAGGCGCACCACCTGGTGCCGTCGCTGAGCGTCGCGGAGAACGTCGCCCTGCCGCTGATGCTCGGCGGCGAGAGCCCCGGCGACCGGCATCTGCGGGCCCTCGCGGCGGTCGGGCTGGGGGACCGGGGCGGCGCCGTGCCGTCGGAGCTGTCCGGTGGGCAGTGCCAGCGAGTGGCCATCGCCCGCGCGCTGGTGACCACGCCCGACATCGTCTTCGCCGACGAGCCGACGGGGGCGCTGGACCCCGCCGCCGCGGAGGAGGTGCTGACGCTGCTGCGGCAGGCCGTCGACCGTGACGGCCATACGGTCGTCATGGTCACCCACGACCCGTTCGCCGCCGCCTGGGCCGACGAGGCGCTGTACCTGATGCGGGGGAAGCTGGTCTGGCGGCAGGAGCGGCCGGAGGCGGCCGACATCCGCCGCGTCCTCAAGGAGCTGGGAGGGCGGACGGCATGA
- a CDS encoding IclR family transcriptional regulator, which yields MGVQTAPTLITSVQRAFRLMEVVGAHEGGAPAKRLARETGLPLATTYHLLRTLVHDGYVRRLEDGGFVIGDKLRTLESGSREQALLARVRPTLTALRDELSAAAYLTFYDEGEIRIVDIVDGPQAPRVDLWVGCEDAGHATALGKCVLRELDDDARYDYLSRHPLVDLTPRTVTRSDDLLRRLDSPTGSPLVADLQEYALGTVCFAVPVHCGDRLGSLGISLPADRLARLARTDPHRELFRTHLVPTANRVSRHLSLTI from the coding sequence ATGGGTGTTCAAACGGCGCCTACGCTGATCACATCCGTACAGCGGGCCTTCCGGCTGATGGAGGTGGTGGGCGCGCATGAGGGCGGTGCGCCGGCCAAGCGGCTCGCACGGGAGACGGGGCTGCCGTTGGCGACCACGTACCACCTGCTGCGGACGCTGGTCCACGACGGCTATGTGCGCCGGCTGGAGGACGGCGGTTTCGTGATCGGCGACAAGCTGCGCACCCTCGAATCCGGAAGCCGGGAACAGGCGCTGCTCGCCCGGGTCCGGCCCACCCTGACCGCCCTGCGCGACGAGCTCTCCGCCGCCGCCTATCTCACCTTCTACGACGAGGGCGAGATCCGGATCGTGGACATCGTCGACGGCCCGCAGGCGCCCCGGGTCGATCTCTGGGTGGGGTGCGAGGACGCCGGGCACGCCACCGCGCTGGGCAAATGCGTACTGCGCGAGCTGGACGACGACGCCCGCTACGACTATCTGTCCCGCCACCCGCTCGTCGATCTCACCCCGCGCACCGTCACCCGCTCCGACGATCTGCTGCGCCGGCTGGACTCCCCGACCGGCAGTCCGCTGGTCGCGGACCTGCAGGAGTACGCCCTGGGCACGGTCTGCTTCGCGGTGCCGGTCCACTGCGGGGACCGGCTCGGCTCGCTCGGGATCTCGCTGCCGGCGGACCGGCTGGCCCGGCTGGCGAGGACGGATCCGCACCGTGAGCTGTTCCGGACCCACCTGGTCCCGACGGCGAACCGGGTGAGCAGGCACCTCTCGCTCACTATCTGA